A single window of Bacteroidota bacterium DNA harbors:
- a CDS encoding DUF6089 family protein: MRLIKNLALLTFLLLFATQAHAQRRYNYFSAGLGIGVSHYQGDLDDNGFDFWNAFDGEEKIGNPIVLLRPGMTAQLNYHFHPHMFVRFAFSQGWIGAKDKLSNEPTREVRNLSFRSHITEVSAQLVYEFFATQRHYRYRPNWSPYIFTGLAVFNFSPKAQPSQEWVDRFPGLFESTNEWVPLQPLGTEGQQLNDPNGAYNTPYSLTQISIPFGFGVRRKLNDRMDIRFEMGFRKTFTDYLDDVSGDIAPQDFQFANGQVRPTAAYVPLQEFYDQGQIKAALFSDRSVYNAFGTALDPDPISGERPGAWRFAGEIRGNKNNQDWYSFTTITLSYILDKPERCPKF, encoded by the coding sequence AGGCACACGCACAGCGGCGCTACAACTACTTTAGTGCCGGCCTAGGCATTGGGGTGTCTCACTATCAGGGCGATCTGGATGATAACGGGTTCGACTTCTGGAACGCGTTTGATGGAGAGGAAAAAATAGGAAATCCCATTGTGCTACTGCGCCCGGGTATGACTGCTCAGCTGAACTACCATTTCCACCCCCACATGTTTGTACGCTTTGCGTTCAGCCAGGGCTGGATAGGTGCCAAGGATAAACTGAGTAATGAGCCTACACGCGAAGTTCGAAACCTCAGCTTCCGCTCGCACATTACAGAGGTGAGTGCGCAGTTGGTGTATGAGTTTTTCGCCACACAGCGCCACTACCGCTATCGTCCCAACTGGAGCCCCTATATCTTCACCGGTCTGGCTGTGTTTAACTTTTCGCCCAAAGCGCAGCCAAGTCAGGAATGGGTAGATCGATTCCCCGGTCTTTTTGAAAGCACCAACGAATGGGTGCCCCTACAGCCACTGGGCACAGAGGGCCAGCAGCTGAATGACCCCAACGGTGCCTACAACACGCCCTATTCCCTAACGCAGATTTCTATCCCCTTTGGGTTTGGCGTACGCCGAAAGCTGAACGACCGTATGGACATCCGCTTTGAGATGGGCTTCCGTAAGACCTTCACGGATTACCTCGATGACGTATCCGGAGATATTGCTCCCCAAGACTTCCAGTTTGCCAACGGCCAAGTGCGTCCTACAGCTGCTTACGTACCCTTGCAGGAATTCTATGATCAAGGCCAGATCAAGGCTGCCCTGTTTAGCGATCGTAGCGTGTATAATGCCTTTGGCACAGCCCTGGATCCCGATCCCATAAGCGGAGAGCGGCCCGGTGCCTGGCGCTTTGCGGGAGAGATACGGGGTAATAAGAATAACCAGGACTGGTATTCCTTTACTACCATCACCCTGTCCTACATCCTGGATAAGCCCGAGCGCTGCCCGAAATTCTAA